The following DNA comes from bacterium.
GCGGTCGCCATCGAATCCACCGTGCGCTGTGCCGTCTACACTCGCAAGTCCACCGACGAAGGTCTCGCTAGCCACTTCAACTCCCTCGACAACCAGCGCGAGCGGGCTGAGTCGTACATCGCCAGCCAAGAGACGTGGACAGCCCTTCCCCACCGGTATGACGACGGCGGATTCTCCGGCGGCAGAACAGATCGCCCGGCTCTTCAGCAACTGCT
Coding sequences within:
- a CDS encoding recombinase family protein, translating into MASLRRNRSSAAVAIESTVRCAVYTRKSTDEGLASHFNSLDNQRERAESYIASQETWTALPHRYDDGGFSGGRTDRPALQQLL